One Brassica oleracea var. oleracea cultivar TO1000 chromosome C7, BOL, whole genome shotgun sequence genomic window carries:
- the LOC106303221 gene encoding uncharacterized protein LOC106303221 codes for MLALYFILLVCVPLAIIMTFTAPRLAITVAVNQPAYLVIQNSSTTYTPHRVVTSQQLNNDELLLHQASKVNPKPPPKLPKKLAFMFLTTTSLPLAPLWELFFNQTSHHKSLCNVYVHADPAQKQKPDFFRNRIIPSSKPAYRHTPTLISSARRLLAHALLDDPSNYMFILLSPSCIPLHSFNFTYNTLASSTKSFIEILNNEPGWHDRWAARGPYAMLPEVQPEEFRIGSQFWTLTRSHARMVVSDVEIWSKFNKPCVRKDTCYPEEHYFPTLLHMRDPQGCVSATLTHVDWSVSDHGHPRTYKPSEVGAELIQKLRSARLRYGDGGGTRKDSFLFARKFSPAGISQLMNIARDVILN; via the coding sequence ATGTTGGCTTTGTATTTCATTCTACTTGTTTGCGTGCCCTTAGCTATCATCATGACCTTCACGGCACCTCGGCTAGCCATCACTGTCGCCGTTAATCAACCGGCCTACTTAGTAATACAAAACTCTAGTACGACCTATACACCTCACCGAGTAGTTACTTCTCAGCAACTAAATAACGATGAGTTGCTGCTTCATCAAGCTTCTAAAGTCAATCCAAAACCACCACCTAAACTTCCCAAGAAGCTCGCTTTCATGTTCTTAACAACAACTTCTCTTCCATTAGCACCACTTTGGGAGCTTTTCTTCAACCAAACCTCTCATCACAAGTCTCTCTGCAACGTCTACGTGCATGCTGACCCGGCTCAAAAACAAAAACCAGACTTCTTCCGTAACCGGATCATACCGTCCTCAAAACCGGCTTACCGTCACACCCCAACACTCATCTCATCCGCGCGTCGTTTACTTGCTCACGCCCTTCTCGACGACCCTTCGAACTACATGTTCATCCTTCTCTCCCCTTCTTGCATCCCACTCCACTCCTTCAACTTCACTTACAACACACTCGCCTCCTCCACAAAGAGCTTCATCGAGATTCTCAACAACGAGCCAGGGTGGCACGACAGGTGGGCAGCGCGTGGCCCTTACGCGATGCTCCCCGAGGTTCAACCTGAGGAGTTTCGAATAGGCTCACAGTTCTGGACGCTGACAAGAAGCCATGCACGGATGGTCGTGAGTGACGTGGAGATATGGTCCAAGTTCAACAAGCCTTGCGTAAGGAAAGACACTTGTTACCCTGAGGAGCATTACTTCCCTACTCTCCTCCACATGCGTGATCCACAAGGGTGTGTTTCCGCTACGCTCACGCACGTTGATTGGAGTGTTAGCGACCATGGTCATCCCCGAACGTATAAACCATCTGAGGTCGGGGCAGAACTTATACAAAAGCTGAGAAGTGCACGTCTTAGGTATGGAGACGGCGGCGGAACGAGGAAGGACTCATTTCTGTTCGCACGGAAGTTCTCTCCGGCGGGGATCAGTCAGCTCATGAACATTGCAAGAGACGTCATCTTAAATTGA
- the LOC106301602 gene encoding ACT domain-containing protein ACR2 encodes MQKVCWPYFDPDFDNLGERIYGPPCRVYIDNDSIQDCTVVKVNSENKQGLLLEVVQILTDMNLIITKSYISSDGGWFMDVFHVKDEHGSKLTDKTVINHIKHAIGTSRRESDSVKASEANENANNNPLEPPLIDHGEHTAIEMTGTDRPGLFSEIFAAFADLHCNVLEAHAWSHNARLACIAYVSDDSTHAPIDDPSRLASIEDHLSTVIRATADPASNSTHVGHKENETDRFLAGQGKGCMNSNVERRLHQLMLSVRDFDEPFCGASSLSLFSSKVEYCERKTTSVSIGSCEDRGYSIVTVKSKDRRRLMFDTICTLIDMQYVIFHAALRSDGADAFQEYFIRHVDGRALNTEGEKERVMKCLEAAIERRVCEGVKLELCAENRVGLLSDISRVLRENGLTVVRADVETQGQKSLNAFYVRDISGNKIDMEFVESVKKEMRPIHLEVKNEDRPEDRREQLALAAPQQQPQVHRFSLGEILRSQIERLSHNFVPTK; translated from the exons ATGCAGAAAGTTTGCTGGCCTTACTTTGATCCTGATTTTGACAATCTTGGTGAACGCATTTACGGTCCACC ATGCAGGGTCTACATAGACAACGACAGCATCCAAGATTGCACCGTTGTGAAG GTGAATAGTGAGAACAAGCAAGGACTTCTTCTAGAAGTGGTGCAGATCTTGACAGACATGAATCTTATCATCACCAAGAGTTACATCTCTTCTGATGGCGGATGGTTCATGGATG TTTTCCATGTTAAAGACGAGCACGGCAGTAAACTCACTGATAAAACCGTCATCAACCACATCAAACAT GCCATTGGCACGAGTAGGCGAGAGTCAGACTCTGTAAAAGCCAGTGAAGCCAATGAGAACGCAAACAACAATCCTTTGGAACCACCATTGATTGATCATGGTGAGCACACAGCGATAGAGATGACAGGAACAGACAGACCAGGCCTCTTCTCAGAGATATTCGCCGCTTTCGCCGACTTACACTGCAACGTCTTAGAAGCTCACGCTTGGAGCCACAACGCTCGCTTAGCCTGCATCGCCTACGTCTCCGACGACAGCACTCACGCCCCCATCGACGACCCCAGCCGCTTGGCTTCCATCGAGGACCACCTCAGCACCGTGATCCGCGCCACAGCGGATCCCGCCTCCAACTCGACGCACGTGGGGCACAAGGAGAACGAGACGGATAGGTTTCTTGCTGGACAAGGCAAAGGGTGTATGAACTCCAACGTGGAGAGACGGCTGCATCAGCTGATGCTCTCTGTGAGAGACTTCGACGAGCCGTTCTGTGGTGCTTCGTCGCTGTCGCTGTTTTCGTCTAAGGTGGAGTACTGCGAGAGGAAGACGACGAGTGTTTCTATTGGGAGTTGCGAAGATAGAGGGTATTCGATAGTGACGGTGAAGTCTAAAGATCGGAGGAGACTCATGTTTGATACGATATGTACTTTGATTGATATGCAGTACGTTATCTTCCACGCTGCTCTACGGTCTGATGGTGCTGATGCTTTTCAG GAGTACTTCATCAGACACGTCGATGGACGTGCGCTGAACACTGAAGGAGAGAAGGAGCGTGTGATGAAATGCCTTGAAGCTGCTATAGAACGTCGTGTTTGCGAG GGGGTGAAGTTGGAGCTATGTGCAGAGAACAGAGTTGGCTTACTCTCTGATATATCTCGTGTGCTACGTGAGAACGGCTTGACTGTTGTTCGTGCAGACGTGGAGACACAGGGACAGAAGTCTCTCAACGCTTTTTACGTCAGAGACATTTCCGGGAACAAGATCGATATGGAGTTTGTGGAGTCAGTGAAGAAAGAGATGAGACCTATCCACCTCGAGGTTAAGAATGAAGACAGACCAGAAGACAGACGTGAACAGCTAGCCTTGGCTGCACCTCAACAGCAACCACAAGTACACCGTTTCTCGCTCGGTGAGATCCTAAGGTCGCAGATAGAGCGACTTTCACACAACTTCGTCCCGACCAAATGA
- the LOC106301603 gene encoding probable glycosyltransferase At5g25310 — protein MDKHQYTRFCFLSICVGSIALVFAISRCSISFFDYSLQKLEFSFPESELRRSFYNAGDENRAVDSRDVVSQQILSVRSRNATLRSKPEKKNKLNRRRTVEVGLSKARASIREAASSNRNATLFSVDLPNAQVYRNPSALSQSYLEMEKRFKVYVYEEGEPPLVHDGPCKSVYAVEGRFIMEMEKSRTKFRTYDPDQAHVYFLPFSVTWLVSYLYEYNFDVEPLRTFASDYIRLISSKHPFWNRTSGADHFMLACHDWGPLTSKANEDLFNKSIRVMCNANSSEGFNPAKDATLPEIKLYGGEVHPQLRLSKTLMTSPRPHLAFFAGGVHGPVRPILLDHWKQRDPDMPVFEYLPKHLNYYDFMRSSKFCFCPSGYEVASPRLIEAIYSECIPVILSVNFVLPFSDILRWETFSVQVDVSEIPRLKEILTSISDEKYQSLKRNLRYVRRHFELNDPPKRYDAFHMTLHSIWLRRLNLRLT, from the exons ATGGATAAGCATCAGTACACGAGATTCTGTTTCCTATCGATCTGCGTCGGATCAATCGCACTCGTATTCGCGATCTCTCGCTGCTCGATCTCCTTCTTCGACTACTCTCTTCAGAAACTCGAGTTCTCTTTCCCGGAAAGCGAGCTGCGACGAAGCTTTTACAATGCGGGGGACGAAAACAGAGCCGTGGATTCTCGTGACGTCGTCTCTCAGCAGATCCTCTCCGTCAGATCGAGGAACGCCACT TTGCGGAGTAAACCGGAGAAGAAGAATAAGCTAAACCGGAGAAGAACGGTGGAAGTAGGACTAAGCAAGGCAAGAGCTTCTATACGAGAAGCAGCTTCTTCTAACCGTAACGCTACATTGTTCAGCGTTGATCTTCCCAACGCACAAGTCTACCGTAATCCCTCGGCTTTATCTCA GAGTTACTTGGAGATGGAGAAGAGGTTTAAGGTGTATGTATACGAAGAAGGTGAGCCACCGTTAGTTCACGACGGACCTTGCAAGAGTGTATACGCGGTTGAAGGCAGATTCATTATGGAGATGGAGAAAAGTAGGACTAAGTTCCGTACATACGACCCTGACCAAGCCCATGTTTACTTCTTGCCCTTTAGTGTTACTTGGCTGGTCAGTTACTTGTACGAATATAACTTTGACGTTGAACCTCTCAGAACGTTTGCTTCTGACTACATCAGATTGATATCTAGTAAACACCCTTTCTGGAACCGAACCAGTGGAGCTGATCACTTCATGCTTGCGTGTCACGATTGG GGACCTCTCACTTCAAAAGCCAATGAAGATCTCTTCAACAAATCAATCCGAGTCATGTGCAACGCAAACTCATCAGAAGGGTTCAACCCCGCAAAAGACGCGACTCTCCCTGAGATCAAACTCTACGGTGGTGAAGTTCATCCCCAACTCCGCCTCTCTAAAACCCTAATGACTTCCCCAAGGCCACACCTCGCCTTCTTCGCAGGTGGAGTCCACGGTCCGGTCCGTCCCATTCTCTTAGACCACTGGAAACAACGTGACCCTGACATGCCCGTGTTCGAGTACCTTCCAAAACACTTGAACTACTACGACTTCATGAGAAGCTCAAAGTTCTGTTTCTGTCCCAGTGGCTACGAGGTAGCTAGCCCTAGACTCATCGAAGCCATCTACTCCGAGTGCATCCCCGTCATCCTCTCCGTTAACTTTGTCTTGCCCTTCAGTGATATCCTTCGCTGGGAGACTTTCTCTGTACAGGTCGACGTCTCAGAGATTCCGAGGCTGAAGGAGATTCTAACGTCCATCTCCGATGAGAAATACCAAAGTCTTAAACGTAACTTGAGGTACGTGAGGAGACATTTCGAGCTCAACGATCCACCTAAGAGGTACGATGCGTTTCACATGACGCTTCACTCCATTTGGCTACGTAGGCTTAACTTGAGGCTCACGTAA